One Oceanicoccus sagamiensis genomic region harbors:
- a CDS encoding DUF2288 domain-containing protein, producing the protein MLESTGNHPLSCNGKVKPLEQPPNISAPGNTATDSYQALKTKLNKETAKINWQELQRHYASGAVIAVANGNDLIEVACQFSLDNKEAVEQWLTSGAMVKVDDQQAAQWFEQQATLWAVVVAPWVLVQEIVQPL; encoded by the coding sequence ATGTTAGAATCCACCGGCAATCACCCCCTAAGCTGCAACGGAAAGGTTAAGCCATTGGAACAGCCCCCCAACATATCAGCCCCCGGCAATACCGCTACTGATAGCTATCAAGCGCTAAAAACCAAACTCAATAAAGAAACGGCCAAAATCAATTGGCAAGAATTGCAGCGCCATTATGCCAGCGGGGCTGTAATTGCTGTGGCCAATGGCAATGACCTGATTGAGGTTGCTTGTCAGTTCAGTCTGGATAATAAAGAAGCCGTAGAGCAGTGGCTGACTTCAGGCGCCATGGTAAAAGTCGATGATCAACAAGCTGCACAATGGTTTGAGCAGCAAGCCACCTTATGGGCAGTTGTGGTAGCCCCATGGGTATTAGTTCAGGAAATAGTACAACCTTTATAA
- a CDS encoding MFS transporter: protein MSKASLVNRFGPITLADQVLPRHVLVFYLAAFFGVCIVTFLNSAQPYLLTELLHIPKQEQGPLAGRLSGFQEVIVILTAGPLGVWSDRLPRRSIYAVGYTILAFGFFCYPLVTSVEWLYLVRFIFAIGISCYAVALASLAVDYPRNSDRGKFLALQVVVTGMAIFLFARPVLGQLASWYAGAGYDPVTTGKMTFWTVSVLCLFNALLTAFLLKPGLATSSEQRVELMPMLKEGFQLAKSQPAIGLSYLTAFATRGDFAVITLFMSLWFTQTTVDTGAGIGDFYARFGAIQVVALAWAPFMGLILDRIDRINGIILAMIIATIAYTSLIMVDDPRGGLMWVSVVLLGFAETSTIMAGNALVGESAPIRQRGVVLGVFTVLGGCGIFAASVFGGMLFAVLPAGPFLFMAAVNLAVMVVALRVKKTMASAAQ, encoded by the coding sequence ATGTCCAAAGCTTCGCTAGTAAACCGTTTTGGCCCTATTACCCTGGCTGACCAGGTACTGCCACGGCATGTGCTGGTGTTTTATCTCGCGGCCTTTTTTGGGGTCTGTATTGTTACCTTTTTAAATTCTGCCCAGCCCTATTTACTGACGGAATTACTGCATATCCCCAAGCAGGAACAGGGCCCACTGGCCGGGCGTCTATCGGGGTTTCAGGAAGTGATTGTTATCCTGACTGCTGGCCCATTGGGGGTTTGGTCTGATCGATTACCCCGCCGCAGTATTTATGCTGTGGGCTATACCATTTTGGCTTTCGGCTTTTTCTGCTATCCGTTGGTCACCAGTGTGGAATGGCTCTATCTGGTGCGTTTTATCTTTGCCATTGGTATTTCCTGCTATGCCGTTGCTTTGGCTTCGCTGGCGGTGGATTACCCCCGCAATAGTGATAGGGGTAAGTTTTTAGCCCTGCAAGTGGTGGTCACCGGTATGGCGATATTCCTTTTTGCCAGGCCCGTATTGGGGCAGTTAGCTAGCTGGTATGCCGGTGCCGGTTACGATCCGGTGACGACCGGCAAAATGACTTTCTGGACGGTGTCCGTACTGTGTCTGTTTAATGCTCTGTTAACGGCCTTTCTATTAAAACCCGGTCTGGCTACGTCTTCAGAACAGAGGGTTGAGTTGATGCCCATGTTGAAAGAGGGCTTTCAACTCGCCAAAAGCCAGCCCGCCATTGGTTTGTCCTACCTTACTGCCTTTGCTACCCGAGGCGATTTTGCGGTGATTACGTTGTTTATGTCGCTGTGGTTTACCCAGACCACAGTGGATACCGGGGCAGGTATTGGGGATTTTTACGCCCGCTTTGGCGCAATTCAGGTGGTCGCTTTGGCCTGGGCGCCTTTTATGGGACTTATTCTTGATCGTATTGACCGTATCAATGGCATTATCCTGGCGATGATTATTGCCACCATCGCTTACACTTCGCTGATTATGGTCGATGATCCTCGTGGTGGCCTGATGTGGGTTTCGGTGGTTTTACTGGGCTTTGCCGAGACCAGTACGATTATGGCGGGCAATGCTCTGGTTGGTGAATCTGCCCCTATCAGACAGCGGGGAGTGGTATTGGGTGTATTTACGGTACTGGGCGGCTGTGGCATATTTGCCGCATCAGTCTTTGGCGGTATGCTATTTGCGGTTTTACCGGCAGGCCCCTTTCTATTTATGGCCGCGGTCAATTTAGCCGTCATGGTGGTGGCCCTCAGGGTTAAAAAGACAATGGCCAGTGCCGCACAATAG
- a CDS encoding Spy/CpxP family protein refolding chaperone, with protein sequence MKLLISAILIALFSLSAVAGSHSDKSGDHRMEKMIKKLDLNEQQEQQVRAIMDSNKAERKAIREQMQALRDKTNQELSKVLTGEQMDKLTRMQEKRKDKKKDKKKDKH encoded by the coding sequence ATGAAGTTGTTAATTAGCGCCATCCTGATTGCCCTGTTTAGCCTGTCTGCAGTAGCGGGCAGCCATAGCGACAAATCGGGTGATCACCGGATGGAAAAAATGATCAAAAAGCTGGACCTTAACGAGCAACAAGAGCAGCAAGTAAGGGCAATCATGGACAGTAACAAAGCCGAGCGCAAAGCAATCCGGGAGCAAATGCAGGCGCTGCGTGACAAAACTAACCAGGAGCTCTCAAAAGTGCTGACTGGCGAGCAAATGGATAAACTGACCCGCATGCAAGAGAAAAGAAAGGACAAAAAGAAGGACAAGAAGAAAGATAAACACTAA
- a CDS encoding ATP-binding protein, whose product MRIQNKLFFIILLYSSALIGMMFLLMQWSIDRGMLDYVNTKEAEAVQPVVAGLAAIYAQQQSWDNLKDNKRQFRDLLRQHNIERLLPPPSRKNRNREKPNNRRPPPKNIAVLDKQLQPVLGRISHNALTDSEMKVNQIAIVHNSQTVGWLILPKRKEITEGFELQFLEQQREAFIAISLLLIVLAIIIAFPLARHFVQPVNRLAAGTLALTQGDYKVSLPLDRRDELGQLARDFNELATTLDNNEHSRKRWLADISHELRTPLAILRGELEAIIDGIRTPSDEHIRSMQQEVIHLSKLIDDLYQLSNTDIGGLRYNKSLVNISQLIERQLNHHQPGLKTEQLHIELHPAKTAIKLWGDETRLCQLIDNLLNNSRKYTNPAGTVRVTLDKDDDNMYITIEDSAPGVPDNALGQLFDHLYRVDNSRNRSTGGSGLGLAICQQIVEAHGGHISAQHSELGGLAIRFSLPLDKVTTGWR is encoded by the coding sequence GTGCGTATCCAGAATAAATTATTTTTTATTATCCTGCTTTATAGCAGCGCACTGATTGGCATGATGTTTTTGCTGATGCAGTGGAGTATTGACCGCGGCATGCTGGATTATGTCAATACCAAAGAGGCCGAGGCCGTGCAGCCGGTGGTGGCTGGCCTGGCCGCTATTTATGCGCAACAACAGAGCTGGGATAATTTAAAAGACAATAAGCGGCAATTTCGCGACCTGTTACGCCAACATAATATCGAACGCTTACTACCGCCTCCTTCCCGAAAAAATCGCAACAGAGAGAAGCCCAATAATAGACGGCCGCCACCAAAAAATATTGCGGTACTGGATAAGCAGCTGCAACCGGTGCTGGGCAGAATCAGTCACAACGCCCTCACTGATAGCGAAATGAAAGTTAACCAGATTGCTATTGTTCACAACAGCCAAACCGTAGGCTGGCTGATATTGCCCAAAAGAAAAGAAATTACCGAAGGCTTTGAGCTACAGTTTTTAGAGCAGCAAAGAGAGGCCTTTATTGCTATCAGCCTGTTACTGATTGTACTGGCCATTATTATTGCCTTCCCTCTGGCCAGGCATTTTGTCCAGCCGGTTAACCGCTTGGCCGCAGGCACCCTGGCGTTAACTCAGGGGGATTATAAAGTCTCCCTGCCTCTGGATCGTCGGGATGAGCTAGGCCAACTGGCAAGGGACTTTAATGAACTTGCCACCACACTGGATAACAATGAACATAGCCGGAAACGCTGGCTGGCTGATATTTCCCATGAGCTACGCACCCCGCTGGCGATCCTTCGCGGCGAACTGGAAGCCATTATCGATGGTATTCGTACACCCAGCGATGAGCATATTCGCTCTATGCAACAGGAGGTTATCCACTTAAGCAAACTGATCGATGATCTCTACCAACTCAGCAATACGGATATAGGCGGTTTGCGCTATAACAAAAGCCTGGTCAATATCAGCCAGCTTATTGAGCGCCAGCTTAACCATCACCAACCGGGGCTGAAGACGGAGCAATTACATATTGAGTTACACCCGGCCAAAACGGCTATCAAGCTCTGGGGTGATGAAACACGCCTCTGCCAACTGATTGATAATCTACTTAACAATAGCCGCAAATATACCAACCCCGCGGGTACCGTGCGAGTGACGCTGGATAAAGATGATGACAATATGTATATCACCATTGAAGACAGCGCCCCGGGTGTCCCCGACAACGCCTTGGGGCAACTCTTTGACCATCTTTACCGAGTGGATAATTCCCGCAATCGCAGCACCGGCGGCTCGGGTTTAGGGCTGGCTATTTGCCAACAAATTGTCGAAGCCCACGGTGGTCATATCAGTGCCCAACACTCTGAACTGGGTGGCCTGGCTATTCGGTTTAGTCTTCCGCTTGATAAAGTGACAACGGGTTGGCGTTAA
- a CDS encoding response regulator, with the protein MSEASILIVEDELKIASLLEDYFTQSGYDCHCIDHGDKVISRVKNQPPDIILLDIMLPGKDGITLCKEIRTFSDLPIIMVTAKVDEIDRLLGLELGADDYICKPFSPREVVARTKAVLRRSLLGKSPTVANSPDNFSLDEARQQVVFQQQQIELTTVEYQLLNLLSSDPGRIFSRNQLMDAMYSDHRIVSDRTIDSHIKKIRKKLHSFFPDTEFIHSIYGAGYKFDIDTVP; encoded by the coding sequence ATGAGCGAAGCGAGTATATTAATTGTTGAGGACGAATTAAAAATAGCCTCGTTGCTGGAGGACTATTTTACTCAGTCTGGCTATGACTGCCATTGTATTGATCATGGTGACAAAGTCATTAGCCGAGTCAAAAACCAGCCACCGGATATTATACTGTTGGATATTATGCTACCTGGCAAAGACGGAATCACGCTGTGCAAAGAGATCCGGACATTTTCTGACCTACCAATTATTATGGTCACCGCCAAGGTGGATGAAATCGATCGTTTACTCGGTTTGGAATTGGGTGCCGATGATTATATTTGCAAGCCCTTTAGCCCCCGGGAAGTCGTCGCCAGAACCAAAGCAGTACTGAGAAGAAGCCTGCTTGGAAAAAGCCCCACGGTGGCTAATTCTCCGGATAACTTTAGCCTGGACGAGGCCCGCCAACAGGTTGTTTTCCAGCAACAGCAGATTGAACTCACCACGGTAGAGTACCAACTATTAAACTTACTCAGTAGCGACCCCGGCAGAATTTTTTCACGCAACCAGCTAATGGATGCCATGTATAGCGACCACCGTATTGTCAGCGACCGCACCATCGATAGCCATATCAAAAAAATCAGGAAAAAGCTGCATAGTTTTTTCCCTGATACCGAATTTATTCATTCCATCTATGGCGCCGGTTATAAATTTGATATCGATACCGTGCCATAA